Proteins found in one Candidatus Acidiferrales bacterium genomic segment:
- a CDS encoding CYCXC family (seleno)protein: protein MAARAEIETVMTKHRTKTLLLMAALLAAPLPGAPQKNPDSGYVPPYHDARKGLPALAKTLDPEYFSQPLVRSAYRIAKQKPRLLAQLPCYCYCDRIGHGSLLDCYASDHGAACLICIKEAFLADQMSRKGETVATIRKAIIQGEWKTVDLRFRR from the coding sequence ATGGCTGCCAGAGCGGAGATCGAAACCGTGATGACAAAGCACCGGACGAAAACCTTGCTACTCATGGCAGCTCTCTTGGCGGCACCGTTGCCCGGGGCGCCTCAGAAGAATCCTGATTCTGGCTATGTGCCGCCCTACCACGATGCCCGCAAGGGTCTGCCAGCCTTGGCCAAAACGCTTGACCCGGAGTACTTTTCCCAACCTTTGGTTCGCTCAGCCTACCGGATCGCCAAACAGAAGCCCCGGTTGCTCGCCCAACTGCCGTGCTATTGTTACTGTGATCGTATCGGCCATGGCAGCCTGCTGGATTGCTATGCAAGCGACCATGGCGCCGCTTGCCTCATTTGCATCAAGGAAGCTTTCCTCGCTGACCAAATGAGTCGGAAAGGCGAAACCGTGGCGACGATTCGCAAGGCGATCATCCAAGGGGAGTGGAAAACGGTGGACTTGCGTTTCCGACGCTGA
- a CDS encoding class I SAM-dependent methyltransferase, protein MENDRRDYVPALGYRWLTPLYDPLLRLTTRETKFKRELLRQARIRSGHRVLDLGCGTGTLTSLINSTCPEAEVIGLDADKRILEIARRKAARAGVSLRLDHGMAYALPYTDNSFDRVLSSLLFHHLTREDKLSALREVLRVLRPGGELHIADWGKPQNGLMRLAFLGVQLLDSFHTTADNVKGLLPELCAVAGLQDVEETARYATLFGTLSLYRARSRTGCHFQS, encoded by the coding sequence ATGGAAAACGATCGCAGAGACTACGTTCCAGCCCTTGGGTATCGCTGGTTGACTCCACTCTATGACCCGCTGCTGCGCCTTACAACCCGTGAGACTAAGTTCAAGCGGGAACTACTGCGGCAGGCAAGAATAAGAAGCGGCCACAGGGTGCTCGACCTGGGTTGCGGGACAGGAACTTTGACCTCCCTGATCAATAGTACCTGTCCCGAGGCGGAAGTCATTGGTTTGGACGCAGACAAGCGGATTTTGGAAATCGCCCGGAGAAAGGCGGCCCGAGCTGGCGTCAGCCTAAGGCTCGACCATGGGATGGCCTACGCGCTCCCCTACACCGACAACAGCTTCGACCGCGTTCTTTCAAGTCTCCTGTTTCATCACCTCACACGCGAAGACAAACTGTCGGCTCTTCGGGAAGTGCTCCGTGTTCTGCGGCCGGGTGGAGAACTTCATATCGCCGACTGGGGCAAGCCACAGAACGGGCTTATGCGCCTGGCATTCTTGGGGGTGCAGCTGCTCGACAGCTTTCACACTACAGCGGACAACGTAAAAGGTCTGCTCCCGGAATTGTGCGCCGTAGCCGGCTTGCAGGACGTTGAGGAAACGGCGCGCTACGCTACTTTATTCGGAACACTATCACTGTATCGAGCCCGGTCTCGAACAGGCTGTCACTTCCAAAGCTAG
- a CDS encoding GGDEF domain-containing protein yields MPRDNSEGAFQIGIHAAEQELAKTERRDWELWFLTLLLGSCVSVGLLVLIFPTVFWKREILVVPRQYAVQLFYGLLTLVVLFNVYVIRQHGRMRALHHRLVQEQMERLRNQQLSLLDPLTEVYNRRYLEVFLGQEIQRAERYGQTFSLVMLDLDGFREINNQLGHPVGDEALRATGRLLKQACRKSDVIVRYGGDEFLLVLPETDADGAAALLKRLRQEFSSFNQNTHLGLRLAFSAGVTSNGKGKDLQELFVEVDQNLYTDKRMRQWQTEVSPAG; encoded by the coding sequence GTGCCAAGGGACAATTCTGAGGGTGCGTTCCAGATTGGCATCCATGCCGCCGAGCAAGAACTCGCCAAGACAGAGCGGAGGGACTGGGAGCTCTGGTTCTTGACCCTGTTGCTTGGAAGCTGCGTTTCGGTCGGCCTCCTGGTTTTGATTTTCCCCACCGTGTTCTGGAAAAGAGAGATTCTTGTTGTGCCCCGGCAGTACGCCGTTCAACTCTTCTACGGCTTGCTCACGCTGGTCGTTCTATTTAACGTTTACGTGATCCGCCAGCATGGGCGCATGCGCGCCCTCCACCACCGCCTGGTTCAAGAGCAGATGGAGAGGCTGAGGAACCAGCAACTTTCCCTTCTTGACCCGCTCACGGAAGTGTACAACCGACGATATCTGGAGGTTTTCCTCGGTCAGGAAATCCAACGAGCCGAACGTTACGGCCAGACTTTTTCCCTCGTCATGCTTGATCTGGACGGATTTCGCGAGATCAATAATCAGCTCGGCCATCCGGTTGGGGATGAAGCCCTGCGGGCAACCGGCCGGCTGCTCAAGCAGGCCTGCCGAAAATCGGACGTGATCGTTCGCTACGGCGGAGACGAATTCTTGCTTGTTCTTCCGGAGACGGATGCCGACGGGGCCGCGGCACTGCTTAAGCGCCTGCGACAGGAATTCTCAAGCTTCAACCAAAACACCCATCTCGGCCTTCGACTTGCCTTTAGCGCGGGCGTCACCAGCAACGGCAAAGGCAAAGATTTGCAGGAATTGTTCGTCGAGGTCGATCAGAACTTGTACACCGACAAGCGCATGCGGCAGTGGCAAACAGAGGTATCCCCCGCAGGGTAG